The Chryseobacterium sp. 52 genome includes a region encoding these proteins:
- a CDS encoding DUF6090 family protein, giving the protein MNNKNHSFKEKVKEILIEILIIVFAVTLSIWLHSWSEERHQQKDAQTFLLGLKEDLQKDISNLEDTKETLHKTQQQISFALHLTPQKIDSIQANHQQINSGTNFINTLVNNGRYEGFKSSGKINTIENQNVRNKILTYYQQTIPEISFVEKSYERLTSKYVDVLIDGKEDEDINTTILRKKTKIILSGIDNFTKDTQESYEKAIKEAREIIKEIDKEEHK; this is encoded by the coding sequence ATGAACAATAAAAACCATTCTTTTAAAGAAAAAGTAAAGGAAATACTTATTGAAATTCTCATTATTGTTTTTGCAGTTACCCTTTCCATTTGGCTTCACAGTTGGAGTGAAGAAAGACATCAACAGAAAGATGCACAAACATTTTTACTTGGGTTGAAAGAAGATTTACAAAAAGACATTTCAAACCTGGAAGACACAAAAGAAACATTGCATAAAACACAACAGCAAATATCATTTGCTTTACATCTTACCCCACAAAAAATAGACAGTATTCAAGCGAATCATCAACAGATTAATTCAGGTACAAATTTCATTAATACATTAGTAAATAATGGACGATATGAAGGCTTTAAATCCAGTGGAAAAATAAATACCATAGAAAATCAAAATGTAAGAAATAAAATTTTGACTTATTATCAGCAAACTATTCCAGAGATATCGTTTGTTGAAAAGTCATACGAAAGACTCACTTCAAAATACGTAGATGTATTAATTGATGGAAAAGAAGATGAAGATATCAATACAACGATACTAAGAAAGAAGACAAAGATTATCTTATCAGGTATTGATAATTTCACCAAAGACACCCAGGAATCTTATGAAAAGGCGATTAAGGAAGCAAGAGAAATTATAAAAGAAATTGACAAGGAAGAGCATAAATAA
- a CDS encoding M4 family metallopeptidase, with amino-acid sequence MCKKCFCSIVPPNVLSGLSKSGSEASKLALADLASLKQKREATLASLTKKEITKGNANRYVYDSQNSWELRKKLVRQENGNQDQDNDVNIVYDISGFMKNYLMDTFNYDSLDDNGMDLIFNVHYRTDYNNAFWDGDEMAFGDGDGKNFIGFVGSIDVIAHELMHGITQFTANLQYYGQSGALNEHFSDVFGTIIKQRLLKQTPTEGDWLIGNDIIGPDFPGQALRSMKDPGTANDYDDQPDHMDNYYSGNEDNQGVHANSGIPNKAFYLATMQLGLEVTEQVWFQTLKKLWATANFNDMLEKVLEVTSEMIHNNQIPENSLTIIEEAFSNVGLKADKLSLNYQIEISGGILPVNEILKGKIEDHELIKYIEQNKITDLNNNSMRDGQAYKFNLKTNKLKRQFTVDESNLNDHLKKIIDIAQKSKALK; translated from the coding sequence ATGTGTAAAAAATGTTTCTGTTCTATCGTTCCTCCCAATGTTTTAAGTGGTTTATCAAAGAGCGGGAGTGAGGCTTCAAAATTAGCTTTAGCTGATTTGGCAAGCCTAAAACAAAAAAGAGAAGCAACTTTGGCCTCACTTACAAAGAAAGAAATTACCAAAGGCAATGCGAACCGATATGTCTACGATTCTCAAAACAGTTGGGAATTAAGAAAAAAATTAGTCAGACAAGAAAACGGAAATCAGGACCAGGACAATGATGTGAATATTGTATATGATATCTCCGGCTTTATGAAAAATTATTTAATGGATACCTTTAACTACGATTCATTAGATGACAACGGAATGGATTTGATTTTTAATGTGCATTACAGAACAGACTATAATAATGCTTTTTGGGATGGAGATGAAATGGCATTCGGAGATGGTGACGGAAAAAATTTTATCGGCTTTGTGGGTTCTATAGATGTAATCGCTCATGAGCTCATGCATGGTATCACTCAGTTCACTGCAAATTTACAATACTATGGCCAATCAGGTGCGCTGAATGAACATTTCTCTGATGTTTTCGGTACAATAATAAAGCAAAGACTTTTAAAACAAACTCCCACAGAAGGCGACTGGCTAATTGGAAATGACATCATTGGGCCTGATTTCCCTGGTCAGGCATTAAGATCGATGAAAGATCCTGGTACCGCAAATGATTACGATGATCAGCCTGACCATATGGATAACTATTACAGCGGAAACGAGGATAATCAAGGGGTTCATGCTAATTCCGGGATTCCAAACAAAGCATTCTATTTAGCGACCATGCAACTTGGGCTTGAGGTCACAGAACAGGTTTGGTTCCAAACGCTTAAAAAATTATGGGCTACTGCTAATTTTAATGATATGCTGGAAAAAGTTTTAGAGGTAACATCTGAAATGATTCATAACAATCAAATACCAGAGAATTCATTAACAATCATTGAAGAAGCATTTTCGAATGTTGGTTTAAAAGCTGACAAGTTAAGCCTCAATTATCAGATTGAAATCTCAGGGGGCATACTTCCAGTGAACGAGATTCTAAAAGGAAAAATCGAAGATCATGAACTTATCAAATACATAGAGCAAAATAAGATTACCGATCTCAACAATAATTCAATGAGGGATGGTCAGGCATATAAATTTAATTTGAAAACTAATAAACTAAAAAGACAGTTTACAGTAGACGAATCAAATCTTAATGATCATCTTAAAAAAATCATAGATATTGCACAAAAAAGCAAGGCATTAAAGTAA